Within Limanda limanda chromosome 17, fLimLim1.1, whole genome shotgun sequence, the genomic segment CAAtgtaaaaaatagatttttgcaACAAGTTACATCTATGTGATGAGAGTTTGAAAACAACCTTTTGTGAATAATTGCAAATTTTCTTTACTGCCTATTAAGTATCAGCATTGGCCACAAGAAATCCATATCGGTTGAGCAGGAGAATACACCATCCCGGCAGATGTTTGATTATTGCGTAGTTTTATTTTGGCTCCAATTAttataaggggggggggggggggtaaacacAGTGGTAAAATTACCTCACAAACTTAAAGATCCACTGCACTCGAGCTTCTGGAGCAGCAAACCACTTCTCCCTATCCTCATCTGTGGAGGAAGTTGAGTCAATAGAAAAACGATTTTCTGCCTGTGTTGGCTTTTCACTGGgaaacacagatacacacaatgTATCCTCTCTGCCTgctttaagtgtgtgtttgaaatgtgctCTGAGcttctttcttatttttaaatgcacacaATCAAAACAgtatttgatgttttcattgTCAGGGAACTGCAAGAAGAAAGTGGGCTCACAGTGGACGCTCTCGAGAAGGTCGGAAACATAAAGTTTGACATGGTCGGAGACAGGGAGCTGCTGGACGTCCATGTTTTCAGGGCGGATGCTTACAACGGAGACCCGACAGAGTCCGACGGTACGATTTTCAGCGTAGCGTGCAGCCTGTGGGGGGGAGATTGCTGCAGGAACACTGCATCGATCCTGTGTGTCAAATTCAATTGGGGCGTTGTTTGTAGATCAAACAGCAGAAATCAGCAGTGGACCAAAGAGCCTGGAGGGACATTCAGTTCAAACAGCCAGCGGGGGGAAGAGATAAGGATGAAAAAAGCTTGTTAGAAGTTGAAGAAAGTTGAAGGTTTGAAGACTCTGGGCAAGAGAATAAGTTTGATAAGCCAGCCCACGTTTTCTATTAGTCCCCTTGACGTGATACCAAAAGTTCCACCATTTGTGACACAATCTATGCCTACGATAAAAAACTAGATCTAGAACTCCAGATGATAAAGTGAGGTTGACTAATTgttcccttttttgtttttttcctctttttgtttttttagagaTGCGGCCTCAGTGGTTCGATTGGGATCAAATCCCCTTCAGTGAAATGTGGGCTGATGACATCCTGTGGTTCCCTCtgttgctgcagaagaagaagtttgTCGGATACGTTAAGTTCCAGGATCACAATGTGATGCTCAGCCACACACTGGAAGAGGTGGACGAGGTCTGAGATGATAATGTGGCCGGTGGTGACACTGTTTATGAGTCGGACCAAAAATGATCAGCTGTAGATATCAAGCACTGAAGATATCCAACTGTTAAATGTTCTTGTTCAATTTGTTTGTAGGAAGAAACAAGTTCCTGACtgctttgaaaaac encodes:
- the nudt1 gene encoding oxidized purine nucleoside triphosphate hydrolase gives rise to the protein MSSPKLLTLVLVVQPGRVLLGMKKRGFGVGKWNGFGGKVQPGESIEEAARRELQEESGLTVDALEKVGNIKFDMVGDRELLDVHVFRADAYNGDPTESDEMRPQWFDWDQIPFSEMWADDILWFPLLLQKKKFVGYVKFQDHNVMLSHTLEEVDEV